In Chitinophagales bacterium, a single genomic region encodes these proteins:
- a CDS encoding T9SS type A sorting domain-containing protein has protein sequence MKTVKLFYFLLILMASQLFANTYTSIRNGNFDDPSVWDKSQVPSFEEDTILIYHAIIYNRNSSTFGLPNCVKRPYIFISEVGHLCIDKNDTLYNIYLVQRGRFTARELLRTGTEHFVYGSAYSNRSILTIGKFKSAIYVRNPGRYSVDTVKYSCTDSIKIDTTGIYNSKCPQGLLYIRDSLQDSLTLKFWTHAIPYMNFRFQFSDTTIFAKTNDSFTYKMKTKKDFTLYVSSTDICDRAYKYQKKYKFEENNSGIEIKYKPTVEWQFIGNKSIQVRNEDNTILSVIIYDLAGRKIYESTIRGKDEIDMNQNPSGIYYIRILDKDNQLLKTDRFHLP, from the coding sequence ATGAAAACAGTAAAATTATTCTATTTCCTATTAATCCTAATGGCCAGTCAGCTATTTGCTAACACATACACTAGCATACGCAATGGTAACTTCGATGACCCAAGTGTATGGGATAAGAGCCAAGTGCCGAGTTTTGAGGAGGATACCATTCTCATTTATCACGCTATTATATATAATAGAAATTCTAGTACATTTGGACTCCCAAATTGTGTGAAAAGACCTTACATATTTATAAGCGAGGTAGGACATCTCTGTATTGATAAAAATGATACTCTGTACAATATATACCTAGTCCAGCGAGGCAGATTTACAGCTAGAGAGCTACTAAGGACGGGAACTGAACATTTTGTATATGGCTCAGCTTATTCTAATAGGAGTATTCTTACCATTGGAAAATTTAAAAGTGCTATTTATGTTCGTAATCCGGGAAGATATTCTGTAGATACAGTTAAATATTCCTGCACTGACAGCATAAAAATTGACACTACCGGAATTTATAATTCTAAATGTCCACAAGGTTTATTATACATTCGCGATTCGCTTCAGGATAGTTTAACGTTAAAGTTTTGGACTCATGCTATTCCTTATATGAATTTTAGATTTCAATTTTCCGACACTACTATTTTCGCAAAAACCAATGATTCATTTACTTATAAAATGAAGACTAAAAAGGACTTTACGCTTTACGTATCCTCCACAGATATCTGCGATAGAGCGTATAAATATCAAAAGAAATACAAATTTGAGGAGAATAATTCTGGAATAGAAATCAAATATAAACCTACGGTTGAATGGCAGTTTATCGGGAACAAGAGTATTCAAGTGCGGAATGAAGACAACACCATCCTTTCTGTAATTATCTACGATTTGGCTGGTAGAAAAATTTATGAATCTACCATCAGAGGCAAAGATGAAATCGATATGAACCAAAATCCATCAGGCATCTATTATATCCGAATTCTAGATAAGGACAATCAACTTTTGAAGACAGATCGTTTTCATCTACCTTAG